The Thermacetogenium phaeum DSM 12270 genome segment GTGCCTGGCAGGAAGTGGTCAGAGCAATGAAGGTAACTGCCGCCAACAGCAAAATGACGTTGAATATCGCTTTGAATTACGGCGGCAGGGGGGAAATTGTCGACGCAACGAGGCGGATCGCCGAGCTGGCTCGGAAAGGGAAACTTCATCCTGAGGAAATTACCGAAAACCTCTTTCAAGAGCATCTCTATGCCGCAGATCTTCCCGATCCTGATCTCTTGATAAGACCAGCCGGAGAGCTGCGGGTGAGCAATTTCCTTCTTTGGCAGATAGCCTATACTGAATTTTACTTCACCCGGGTCAACTGGCCGGACTTTCGGGAAGAGGAATTCTTGCTGGCTTTGATTTCGTATCAAAATCGGAAGCGCCGTTTTGGAGGGCTTTGAGGAGGAGTCGCTGCTCTTGCTCCGGGAAAGAGTTATCAGCACCATCATCGGCATACCCGTTATTTTCTATTTGGTTTATGAAGGAAAAATCCTCTTCCTCTTGTTTATTATAGTTCTGGCAATTCTCGCCCAGTATGAGTTAAACCGGATCTTTGCCGGAATGGGTTATCGTATCCCCCGATTTTTGCCGGTAAGCGGCAGTGTCCTTTTCCCTTTTCTTGCCTTTTACGCCCCAAATGGACGAGAGAGCAACTATATCCTGGCAGCCGTGACGGTGTTTTTGCTGTTACATCTTATGACCCTGATGTTTCTTTTCCCGAGATACAAGGCAGGAGAAATCGCAGCGTCTTTTTTGGGAGGATGCTACTGCAGCCTCTTATTGAGCTACTTGATTCTGATCAGGAAGATGGATGGATACGGTTTTCATTATCTCTTGATGGTTTTCATTCTTACCTGGTGCTGTGACATTGGGGCTTACATAAGCGGTCGCCTGCGAGGGCGAAAGGCATTATGCCCTCTTGTAAGCCCGGGGAAGACCCTGGAGGGTGCTGTAGGGGGATTGTTTTTCTGTGTTCTTGCGGCCGTCTCGTATCACTATTTTTATCCACATCTCTTCTCCTATCCGCTGATGATCCTGATCGGCGTAATCATCGGGGGCGCTGTGGAAATAGGTGACCTGGTGGAATCATCCCTAAAACGGCTGGGAAAGATTAAGGATTCCGGGGATCTCATTCCGGGACACGGGGGGGTTCTGGACCGCTTCGATGGTCTTCTCTTCAGCGCTCCTGTGGCATATATTTGCATTAAATTGTTATCCTTATAAGAGGTGGAGATTTTGTCCCCTTTGATGGAAAGAGCGTTGCTTCTTTTATTAAGGACCGCTACGATCCTGCTCACCGTTGCGGGGGTCTACTTTTTTGTGCGCTACTTCTGGCCTTTAGTGTCGGGCATGATCGCAACGGGTATCAAGATTATTCTGCCTTTTGTAGTCGCCTATATTGTTGCCGCTGTTCTCAATCCGGTAGTTGTTTATCTGGAAAGACGCCTGCGGTTACCGAGGACACCGGGAACGCTGCTGACGCTGGCAGTTTTCCTTATTATTCTGGGAGGAGCCATTTATCTTCTTTTTTCCAATCTGATCCAAGAGCTCCTCGACCTCTCCCAAAACCTGGGCACTCTCTCTCAAGACCTGAGCAGTTGGAGGTTCAATCTCCTCTTGCAGCAGCTTCAGTTGCTGCTTGCCAGGCTGAATCTTCCAGCCGATTTTATCCGGGAAACGGGGGAAGATCTCCTGGAGATCTTAAAAAACTTTGTGACCGTTTTTTCCAGGCAGATTTTTTATCTGGTCACAGCCCTGCCTCAATACTTTATTTTGCTGGTAGTGACCGTTATCGCCAGTTTCTTTTTCACCAGGGACTACGAGGTGATCAAAACGAATTTTTTTAAATTTGTTCCTGATCACTGGCAGGGAGGAATCAGGCGGGTCGGGAAAGGTTTACATAAAGCATTGTTTGGTTACTTAAAGGCGGAACTTTTGCTTATTAGCATCACCGGGCTGGAGAGTGCAATCGGCCTTACACTGCTGGGAGTGAGGTATGCCCTCCTGGTTGCCCTGCTGGTAGCCATCCTGGATCTGTTGCCGGTCGTAGGCCCTGGTGCCATCTTTATTCCGTGGGGACTCTGGATGATCTTTACAGGCAGTGTACGGTTTGGGATTGGTCTGTTGATCCTTTATGGTATAATTGTCATCGTCAGGCAGATTCTCGAACCGAAGGTGCTCGGTGAGAGCATCGGCCTCTACCCGCTGACGACGTTGATGGCTCTCTATTTTGGAATCTCCCTGCTCGGCTTCTGGGGGCTGATCCTGGGACCAGCCGCGGTTATAGCCTATAAAGCCTTCGTGGATAAGGATTAGAATAGAAATTCGTTCTGGAGAGATGAATAACGACTGCCGGCCTTCAAAAAGGCCAGTGCTCGCCCAATTCTAGAGCTTAAGACTTCTACATGCTGCTAGCCATTAAGGGAGTTGGCAAGATGAAAAAGAATGTTGTTATATTGGGTTCTACCGGCTCGATCGGAAAACAGGCTCTGGAAGTAATAGGGTGGCACCGGGGTTCCCTGCGAGTGTTCGGTCTTGCCGCTTACAGGAATATCGAACTGCTAGAGGAACAGGTGAGGGCGTTTGATGTTCCTTATGCCGCCGTTGGAGAGGAGGCGGCTGCAAAAGTGCTGCAGGAACGCCTGAAGGATGTGAGAACCACCTGTTTGGTGGGAGAAGCCGGCCTGCTGGAACTGGTACGGCATCCCGAAGCCGATCTCGTCCTCGTAGCCGTGAGTGGGACGGCAGGTC includes the following:
- a CDS encoding phosphatidate cytidylyltransferase, which produces MEGFEEESLLLLRERVISTIIGIPVIFYLVYEGKILFLLFIIVLAILAQYELNRIFAGMGYRIPRFLPVSGSVLFPFLAFYAPNGRESNYILAAVTVFLLLHLMTLMFLFPRYKAGEIAASFLGGCYCSLLLSYLILIRKMDGYGFHYLLMVFILTWCCDIGAYISGRLRGRKALCPLVSPGKTLEGAVGGLFFCVLAAVSYHYFYPHLFSYPLMILIGVIIGGAVEIGDLVESSLKRLGKIKDSGDLIPGHGGVLDRFDGLLFSAPVAYICIKLLSL
- a CDS encoding isoprenyl transferase; its protein translation is MGFFYLEKIFGKQRARKLRKKLDRSRLPKHVAIIMDGNGRWAQRRGLPRALGHRAGMESLRTVVELCLELGIQVLTVYAFSTENWKRPQEEVKLLMDLLHEYIQNELDELHHQGVQVRAVGRLNELPSRAWQEVVRAMKVTAANSKMTLNIALNYGGRGEIVDATRRIAELARKGKLHPEEITENLFQEHLYAADLPDPDLLIRPAGELRVSNFLLWQIAYTEFYFTRVNWPDFREEEFLLALISYQNRKRRFGGL
- the ytvI gene encoding sporulation integral membrane protein YtvI; its protein translation is MERALLLLLRTATILLTVAGVYFFVRYFWPLVSGMIATGIKIILPFVVAYIVAAVLNPVVVYLERRLRLPRTPGTLLTLAVFLIILGGAIYLLFSNLIQELLDLSQNLGTLSQDLSSWRFNLLLQQLQLLLARLNLPADFIRETGEDLLEILKNFVTVFSRQIFYLVTALPQYFILLVVTVIASFFFTRDYEVIKTNFFKFVPDHWQGGIRRVGKGLHKALFGYLKAELLLISITGLESAIGLTLLGVRYALLVALLVAILDLLPVVGPGAIFIPWGLWMIFTGSVRFGIGLLILYGIIVIVRQILEPKVLGESIGLYPLTTLMALYFGISLLGFWGLILGPAAVIAYKAFVDKD